A DNA window from Porites lutea chromosome 6, jaPorLute2.1, whole genome shotgun sequence contains the following coding sequences:
- the LOC140940948 gene encoding putative ammonium transporter 1 isoform X1 — translation MEGNMSTETPTTVSQIDTIASNLDQFFLIVMGCLIFFMQAGFAFLEAGSVRSKNTTNILIKNVLDVFLGAIAYWLFGYAFAFGADGNGFIGHEYFALSYLPSGTFSHWFFHFVFAATAATIVSGAMAERTEFKAYLVYSVFLTGFLYPIVTHWAWDGNGWLYKGVTYDDGGAITYQDFAGSGVVHALGGTVALVGAAIVGPRIGRFVNGEPQLLSGHTVPQAALGGFILFFGFLAFNGGSQAAIASAGDADTVALAIVNTIIGGAAGAITAMIIKRLGYAEKYWSLLFTINGGLTGMVALCAGCNVVHPYAAFVIGIIAGIAYVAWSTLVVKLKIDDPLDAVAVHLGGGIWGVLSAPIFNKDSGILYDGSLMSFRGFGWNLLGVIVIMIWSGSLAFILFLAMNLIGVLRVDKDIELKGLDIPKHGEPAYPLDSYGDGWTEEPAPLKTIPFVHKSTSNLNLAPLQNGSSNPKEKGIDNPAVIVPVESPNANTDTAF, via the exons ATGGAAGGCAACATGTCGACTGAAACCCCCACGACAGTGAGCCAGATAGATACTATTGCTAGCAACCTGGACCAGTTCTTCTTAATAGTCATGGGCTGCCTAATCTTTT TTATGCAGGCGGGGTTTGCTTTCCTCGAAGCCGGCTCAGTGAGATCGAAGAACACAACAAACATCCTCATCAAGAACGTCTTGGATGTCT tCTTGGGTGCCATCGCTTATTGGCTGTTCGGCTACGCGTTTGCCTTTGGAGCAGATGGCAATGGTTTCATCGGTCACGAATATTTTGCTCTGTCTTACCTGCCTTCTGGGACGTTCTCTCATTGGTTTTTCCATTTTGTGTTTGCGGCTACAGCGGCAACTATTGTCAGCGGTGCTATGGCTGAGAGAACTGAGTTCAAGGCTTACCTCGTGTACTCTGTATTTCTGACTG gtTTCCTGTACCCGATAGTCACTCACTGGGCCTGGGACGGTAACGGTTGGCTGTACAAAGGCGTGACATACGACGACGGAGGAGCCATCACTTACCAG GACTTTGCTGGAAGTGGCGTTGTTCATGCACTCGGTGGGACGGTTGCCTTGGTAGGTGCAGCTATTGTTGGTCCAAGAATTGGTCGATTTGTTAACGGAGAACCTCAGCTGTTGTCTGGCCATACCGTACCG CAAGCTGCCTTGGGTGGATTCATTTTGTTCTTTGGTTTCTTGGCATTCAATGGCGGTTCCCAAGCAGCCATCGCTAGCGCAGGAGATGCTGACACAGTCGCACTGGCCATTGTTAATACCATTATCGGAG gAGCCGCTGGTGCCATCACTGCCATGATTATCAAGCGTTTGGGATATGCAGAAAAGTACTGGAGTTTGTTGTTTACAATCAATGGAGGACTGACTGGAATG GTTGCTTTGTGCGCAGGTTGCAACGTTGTTCATCCCTATGCTGCTTTTGTCATTGGTATTATCGCCGGAATAGCCTATGTTGCATGGAGTACACTTGTCGTCAAGCTAAAGATCGATGATCCACTAGACGCTGTAGCAG TTCATCTCGGTGGTGGAATCTGGGGAGTCTTGTCTGCGCCCATCTTCAACAAGGATTCCGGAATTCTGTACGATGGTAGCTTGATGTCATTCCGTGGATTTGGCTGGAACCTCTTGGGTGTGATTGTCATCATGATCTGGTCAGGTTCTTTGGCTTTTATCCTGTTTCTCGCAATGAATCTTATTGGGGTACTCCGTGTTGACAAAGACATTGAACTGAAAG GTCTCGATATTCCCAAGCACGGTGAGCCCGCATACCCATTGGACAGTTACGGAGATGGATGGACCGAGGAGCCTGCCCCATTAAAGACAATTCCGTTCGTACACAAGTCCACTTCTAACCTTAATTTGGCTCCCCTTCAGAATGGCTCTTCAAACCCTAAAGAAAAAGGAATAGACAATCCCGCTGTGATCGTGCCCGTGGAATCTCCCAACGCAAACACAGATACGGCATTTTAA
- the LOC140940948 gene encoding putative ammonium transporter 1 isoform X2 has product MANHTVDFHKLEANVKTIGSNLDQLFLILMGCLIFFMQAGFAFLEAGSVRSKNTTNILIKNVLDVFLGAIAYWLFGYAFAFGADGNGFIGHEYFALSYLPSGTFSHWFFHFVFAATAATIVSGAMAERTEFKAYLVYSVFLTGFLYPIVTHWAWDGNGWLYKGVTYDDGGAITYQDFAGSGVVHALGGTVALVGAAIVGPRIGRFVNGEPQLLSGHTVPQAALGGFILFFGFLAFNGGSQAAIASAGDADTVALAIVNTIIGGAAGAITAMIIKRLGYAEKYWSLLFTINGGLTGMVALCAGCNVVHPYAAFVIGIIAGIAYVAWSTLVVKLKIDDPLDAVAVHLGGGIWGVLSAPIFNKDSGILYDGSLMSFRGFGWNLLGVIVIMIWSGSLAFILFLAMNLIGVLRVDKDIELKGLDIPKHGEPAYPLDSYGDGWTEEPAPLKTIPFVHKSTSNLNLAPLQNGSSNPKEKGIDNPAVIVPVESPNANTDTAF; this is encoded by the exons ATGGCTAACCATACAGTAGATTTCCACAAGCTTGAAGCAAATGTGAAAACCATTGGAAGCAATCTTGATCAGTTGTTTCTAATACTCATGGGATGCCTTATATTTT TTATGCAGGCGGGGTTTGCTTTCCTCGAAGCCGGCTCAGTGAGATCGAAGAACACAACAAACATCCTCATCAAGAACGTCTTGGATGTCT tCTTGGGTGCCATCGCTTATTGGCTGTTCGGCTACGCGTTTGCCTTTGGAGCAGATGGCAATGGTTTCATCGGTCACGAATATTTTGCTCTGTCTTACCTGCCTTCTGGGACGTTCTCTCATTGGTTTTTCCATTTTGTGTTTGCGGCTACAGCGGCAACTATTGTCAGCGGTGCTATGGCTGAGAGAACTGAGTTCAAGGCTTACCTCGTGTACTCTGTATTTCTGACTG gtTTCCTGTACCCGATAGTCACTCACTGGGCCTGGGACGGTAACGGTTGGCTGTACAAAGGCGTGACATACGACGACGGAGGAGCCATCACTTACCAG GACTTTGCTGGAAGTGGCGTTGTTCATGCACTCGGTGGGACGGTTGCCTTGGTAGGTGCAGCTATTGTTGGTCCAAGAATTGGTCGATTTGTTAACGGAGAACCTCAGCTGTTGTCTGGCCATACCGTACCG CAAGCTGCCTTGGGTGGATTCATTTTGTTCTTTGGTTTCTTGGCATTCAATGGCGGTTCCCAAGCAGCCATCGCTAGCGCAGGAGATGCTGACACAGTCGCACTGGCCATTGTTAATACCATTATCGGAG gAGCCGCTGGTGCCATCACTGCCATGATTATCAAGCGTTTGGGATATGCAGAAAAGTACTGGAGTTTGTTGTTTACAATCAATGGAGGACTGACTGGAATG GTTGCTTTGTGCGCAGGTTGCAACGTTGTTCATCCCTATGCTGCTTTTGTCATTGGTATTATCGCCGGAATAGCCTATGTTGCATGGAGTACACTTGTCGTCAAGCTAAAGATCGATGATCCACTAGACGCTGTAGCAG TTCATCTCGGTGGTGGAATCTGGGGAGTCTTGTCTGCGCCCATCTTCAACAAGGATTCCGGAATTCTGTACGATGGTAGCTTGATGTCATTCCGTGGATTTGGCTGGAACCTCTTGGGTGTGATTGTCATCATGATCTGGTCAGGTTCTTTGGCTTTTATCCTGTTTCTCGCAATGAATCTTATTGGGGTACTCCGTGTTGACAAAGACATTGAACTGAAAG GTCTCGATATTCCCAAGCACGGTGAGCCCGCATACCCATTGGACAGTTACGGAGATGGATGGACCGAGGAGCCTGCCCCATTAAAGACAATTCCGTTCGTACACAAGTCCACTTCTAACCTTAATTTGGCTCCCCTTCAGAATGGCTCTTCAAACCCTAAAGAAAAAGGAATAGACAATCCCGCTGTGATCGTGCCCGTGGAATCTCCCAACGCAAACACAGATACGGCATTTTAA